In one Brienomyrus brachyistius isolate T26 chromosome 7, BBRACH_0.4, whole genome shotgun sequence genomic region, the following are encoded:
- the zmiz2 gene encoding zinc finger MIZ domain-containing protein 2: protein MGPGGNSAGGHMMSGGGAGMSSPQFMAQQGYPEASKGYMQQALYGRSGGGYPAGPGPGYGGSYPNSGGGSMGMPPHGVRPPTDFTQAAAAAAVAAAAATATATATATVAAIQEKQNHELNYGPMGGGPSYNSQFLPHTGPRGPPAMAPGGMVPSRAPSMGPMYSGQGQRMQQHPGYPGAQPGPPRPQHGMKRPYTSEAQGFPGQQYGPGVGAGGPYPNQAMQYHGPGSQRPAPSPSYAGHRMPLQPGNMGQYPPGPGNPGQYYKTEFNGQGNSLSALTAGGAGGGGYNTFNQPAVNGPGRGMAGYPSSPLPGNPTPPMTPGSSMPPYMSPGQDVKSPFLPDVKPNMNALPPPTGNPSDDLRLTFPVRDGVVLEPFRLEHNLAVSNHVFQLRDSVYKTLMLRPDLELQFKCYHHEDRQMNTNWPASVQVSVNATPLTIERGDNKTSHKPLYLKHVCQPGRNTIQITVTACCCSHLFVLQLVHRPSVRSVLQGLMKKRLLPAEHCVTKIKRNFSSGTIPGTPGLNGEDGVEQTAIKVSLKCPITFRRIQLPARGHDCRHIQCFDLESYLQLNCERGTWRCPVCNKTALLEGLEVDQYMLGILIYIQNSDYEEITIDPVCSWKPVPVKPDLHIKEDPDGPALKRCRTLSPSHMILPSVMEMIAALGPASSPYLSLPQGGSSNTPDYPTQTGSAYPNQQGFSDFPNAPGTPTLAEFSTGPPPLSYQSDLPSGLLTPEKPAGHPMPAQMAHPGRMDPSHNPLQQQQQPPPQQQQQPQQGLHGAPHLGGPGGPTHSRNPSQNPRVHADSSFGLGTPGAPGEVPEPSLDLLPELTNPDELLSYLGPPDLPNNSNDDLLSLFENN from the exons ATGGGCCCCGGCGGAAACTCAGCAGGTGGCCACATGATGTCCGGAGGCGGGGCTGGCATGAGCTCGCCGCAGTTCATGGCTCAGCAGGGCTACCCCGAGGCCAGCAAGGGCTACATGCAGCAGGCGCTGTACGGCCGCTCCGGGGGGGGCTATCCGGCGGGGCCTGGGCCCGGATACGGCGGCAG CTACCCTAACAGCGGTGGGGGCTCCATGGGGATGCCTCCCCACGGTGTGCGCCCGCCAACCGACTTCACGCAGGCCGCAGCCGCCGCTGCAGTGGCAGCCGCtgcagccacagcaacagcaacAGCGACGGCCACAGTAGCGGCCATACAGGAGAAGCAGAACCACGAGCTGAATTACGGGCCG ATGGGTGGTGGCCCCTCCTACAACAGCCAGTTCCTGCCTCACACGGGGCCCCGGGGCCCCCCTGCTATGGCCCCCGGCGGCATGGTCCCCTCCCGAGCACCGTCCATGGGGCCTATGTACAGTGGGCAGGGCCAGAGGATGCAGCAGCACCCAGGCTACCCCGGCGCTCAGCCTGGCCCCCCCCGGCCACAGCACGGCATGAAGCGTCCCTATACCTCCGAG GCGCAGGGTTTCCCTGGGCAACAGTACGGCCCTGGCGTGGGTGCTGGGGGTCCGTACCCCAACCAGGCCATGCAGTACCATGGCCCCGGGTCGCAGCGCCCTGCCCCGTCACCTTCCTATGCCGGCCACAGGATGCCCCTGCAGCCGGGCAACATGGGCCAGTACCCCCCAGGACCAGGAAACCCGGGACAGTACTACAAG aCGGAGTTCAACGGGCAGGGAAACTCCCTGTCAGCCCTGACGGCGGGtggtgcggggggtgggggctacAATACTTTCAATCAGCCTGCCGTCAATGGA CCGGGCCGAGGGATGGCAGGCTATCCCAGTTCGCCGCTCCCCGGGAACCCCACCCCACCTATGACGCCAGGCAGCTCCATGCCCCCCTACATGTCTCCCGGCCAAGACGTCAAATCTCCATTCCTGCCTGACGTCAAGCCCAACATGAACGCTCTgccgccccctacag GGAACCCCAGTGACGACCTACGGCTGACTTTCCCCGTGCGGGACGGTGTGGTTCTGGAACCATTCCGCCTGGAGCACAACCTGGCCGTCAGCAACCACGTCTTCCAGCTGCGCGACTCTGTCTACAAGACACTCATGTTGAG GCCAGACCTGGAACTGCAGTTCAAGTGCTACCATCACGAGGACCGGCAGATGAACACCAACTGGCCGGCCTCAGTGCAGGTCAGCGTCAACGCGACGCCCCTCACCATCGAGCGCGGCGACAACAAGACGTCCCACAAGCCCCTGTACCTGAAGCACGTTTGCCAGCCAGGCCGGAACACCATCCAGATCACCGTCACTGCCTGCTGCTGC TCGCACCTCTTCGTGCTGCAGCTGGTGCACAGGCCGTCCGTTCGCTCTGTCCTGCAGGGCCTCATGAAGAAACGCTTGCTACCGGCCGAGCACTGCGTCACCAAGA TAAAGAGGAACTTCAGCAGCGGCACCATCCCCGGCACCCCCGGCCTCAATGGGGAGGATGGCGTGGAGCAGACAGCCATTAAGGTGTCCCTCAAGTGTCCCATCACCTTCCGGCGCATTCAGCTGCCAGCTCGTGGTCACGActgcagacacatacag TGCTTCGACCTGGAATCTTATCTGCAGCTGAACTGTGAGAGAGGAACCTGGCGCTGCCCTGTGTGCAA TAAGACTGCTCTTCTTGAGGGCCTGGAAGTGGACCAGTACATGCTAGGGATTCTCATCTACATCCAAAA CTCGGATTATGAAGAGATCACGATTGACCCAGTGTGCAGCTGGAAGCCTGTTCCAGTGAAACCCGACCTACACATCAAGGAGGACCCGGATGGGCCGGCCCTGAAGCGCTGTCGAACCTTGAGCCCCAGTCACATGATCCTGCCCAGCGTCATGGAGATGATTGCTGCCTTAGGTCCAGCCTCCTCACCATACCTCTCTTTACCACAAGGTGGCAGCAGTAACACACCGGACTACCCAACCCAGA CCGGATCGGCATACCCCAACCAGCAGGGGTTTTCTGACTTCCCCAATGCCCCCGGAACCCCGACCCTTGCGGAGTTCTCCACAGGGCCACCTCCACTGTCCTACCAGTCAGACTTGCCCAGTGGTCTTCTCACCCCTGAGAAGCCAGCGGGGCACCCCATGCCTGCCCAG ATGGCCCACCCTGGTCGCATGGACCCatcccataatcctcttcagcagcagcagcagccgccgccgcagcaacaacagcagcctcagcagggccTGCATGGCGCCCCACACCTGGGGGGACCGGGAGGGCCCACGCACTCCCGCAACCCCTCACAGAACCCTCGCGTCCATGCGGACAGCTCCTTTGGGCTCGGTACACCAGGGGCCCCCGGAGAGGTTCCAGAACCTTCCCTGGAT CTTCTCCCTGAACTGACGAATCCGGACGAGCTGCTGTCGTACCTTGGGCCGCCCGACCTCCCCAACAACAGCAACGACGACCTGCTGTCCCTCTTTGAGAACAACTGA